A window of Apium graveolens cultivar Ventura chromosome 8, ASM990537v1, whole genome shotgun sequence contains these coding sequences:
- the LOC141679695 gene encoding uncharacterized protein LOC141679695: MSREEILKEVKEKPFYYPPKPMQNPPESRPYNRQYDNHKTYGHKTENCLSLKYFIEDQVKKGNMNTYLVWDINNRGEAQKRGKNVVNVVLGGSHSPPRSPDFGKEVLSIQLLPDLVISFSSKDYEGVNPHHNVALVVTLDIFDNEVQRMLTDNGSSVNILFKHTMD; the protein is encoded by the coding sequence atgTCCCGGGAGGAAATCTTGAAGGAGGTAAAAGAAAAGCCTTTCTATTATCCTCCGAAGCCAATGCAAAATCCTCcggagagcaggccttacaataGGCAGTACGATAATCATAAGACCTATGGCCACAAGACCGAGAACtgcttatcactcaagtacttcattgaggACCAAGTGAAGAAAGGGAATATGAACACGTACTTGGTCTGGGACATCAACAACAGGGGGGAAGCGCAGAAGAGAGGAAAGAATGTAGTCAACGTAGTCTTAGGAGGCTCTCACTCCCCACCTCGGAGCCCGGACTTCGGCAAAGAAGTACTTTCAATTCAATTACTCCCAGAcctggtgatatccttcagcagTAAGGACTATGAAGGAGTCAACCCTCATCACAATGTAGCTTTAGTTGTCACTTTGgacatctttgataatgaagtaCAAAGAATGCTCACAGACAATGGTTCCTCagtaaatattctcttcaagcacaCAATGGATTGA